One window from the genome of Roseomonas haemaphysalidis encodes:
- a CDS encoding phage tail fiber protein: MPVLTDYARNLMVRALCARAPSLPTAVYAALGTGGTTSAGLAGEPAGNGYARQRVVFTGTGLQRNVEALRFVFTGAAGTLTHVGLFDAAAGGNALAFGPLVQTAPVSGAGTVTIAAEALTIDAE; the protein is encoded by the coding sequence ATGCCTGTTCTGACCGACTACGCGCGCAACCTGATGGTGCGCGCGCTGTGCGCCCGCGCGCCTTCGCTCCCCACGGCCGTGTATGCCGCGCTGGGGACCGGTGGCACCACCTCCGCGGGCCTCGCCGGCGAGCCGGCGGGCAATGGCTATGCCCGCCAGCGCGTGGTGTTCACCGGCACCGGCCTGCAGCGCAACGTCGAGGCCCTGCGCTTCGTGTTCACCGGCGCCGCCGGGACGCTGACCCATGTGGGGCTGTTCGACGCGGCCGCCGGTGGCAACGCGCTGGCCTTCGGGCCGCTGGTGCAGACCGCGCCGGTGTCGGGCGCCGGCACCGTGACCATCGCCGCCGAGGCGCTGACGATCGACGCCGAGTGA
- a CDS encoding glycoside hydrolase family protein → MSALATLLAREEGLRLTVYDDATGRPLLPGMTVVGHPTIGIGRCLDRRGISEAEAFALLDNDLSAVRREVAAALPWSTGLSEARQVVLQAMAFQMGLAGLLKFRDTLAAVRRADYTAAAAGMLASAWARQTPARAARMAAMMRQG, encoded by the coding sequence TTGAGCGCGTTGGCCACGTTGCTGGCACGTGAGGAAGGGCTGCGCCTGACGGTGTATGACGACGCCACCGGCCGCCCGCTGCTGCCGGGCATGACCGTGGTGGGCCACCCCACCATCGGCATCGGCCGCTGCCTGGACCGGCGTGGCATCTCGGAGGCCGAGGCCTTCGCGCTGCTGGACAACGACCTGTCCGCCGTGCGCCGCGAGGTCGCCGCCGCCCTGCCCTGGAGCACCGGGCTGAGCGAGGCCCGGCAGGTGGTGCTGCAGGCCATGGCCTTTCAGATGGGGCTGGCCGGGCTGCTGAAGTTCCGCGACACCCTGGCGGCGGTGCGGCGCGCCGACTACACGGCGGCGGCGGCGGGCATGCTGGCCTCTGCCTGGGCGCGGCAGACCCCGGCCCGCGCCGCCCGCATGGCTGCGATGATGCGGCAGGGCTGA
- a CDS encoding TetR/AcrR family transcriptional regulator produces MRRITDAGICLFVEKGIDATTLDEIAAKAGISRRAFFNHFKSKDDILLSLQSGMGAMIADRVRHAAEAISPLAAIRDAVIAVCSEIPADDMIAIDRLMRSSQAVQARKQASYVEHERTLLAALSERWPDPRHEMALRLVALLAIGAIRLAIDALGREGEQRTFIEVLNATFDAIDHKF; encoded by the coding sequence GTGCGGCGGATCACCGACGCCGGCATCTGCCTGTTTGTCGAGAAGGGCATCGACGCCACGACACTCGACGAGATTGCCGCCAAGGCGGGCATCTCGCGCCGCGCATTCTTCAACCACTTCAAGTCGAAGGACGATATCCTTCTATCCCTGCAAAGCGGCATGGGGGCGATGATCGCGGACCGGGTGCGTCACGCGGCTGAGGCCATCTCGCCTCTTGCCGCGATCCGTGACGCGGTGATCGCGGTCTGTTCCGAAATACCAGCAGACGACATGATCGCGATTGACCGACTGATGCGATCCAGCCAGGCGGTACAGGCTCGTAAGCAGGCGAGCTATGTGGAGCATGAGCGGACGCTCCTCGCAGCCTTGAGTGAGCGATGGCCTGACCCTAGGCACGAGATGGCGCTGCGCCTTGTCGCACTGCTGGCAATCGGCGCGATCCGGCTGGCAATCGATGCGCTCGGTCGAGAAGGCGAACAACGGACGTTCATCGAAGTGCTGAACGCCACGTTTGATGCCATCGACCACAAATTTTGA
- a CDS encoding SDR family oxidoreductase: MRKWTIDNMPSQDGRAAVVTGTGGLGLEVAQALARAGAEVVLAGRNVQKGTEAVARIRSNLPMAAIRYEVLDLASLASIARFADRLRGAGQRVDVLVNNAGVMVPPKREETADGFELQFGTNHLGHFALTGHLLPLLRASGSARVISVSSVAARSGSTDWTDWNASVSYKPMSAYARSKMACLMFALELERRSIAGGWGVRSIAAHPGVARTELLHNGPGLGSAHSRVRSLLPFLFQPAAQGALPILFAAASPDAQAGGYYGPDRLGETRGHPTDAKIPPQALDHAAAERLWTVSENVTGIRF, encoded by the coding sequence ATGCGGAAGTGGACGATCGATAACATGCCTTCGCAGGACGGGCGGGCCGCAGTGGTCACAGGCACGGGTGGGCTTGGCCTGGAGGTCGCACAAGCCCTCGCCCGGGCGGGTGCCGAGGTCGTGCTGGCCGGGCGCAATGTGCAGAAAGGCACTGAAGCGGTCGCTCGCATCAGATCAAACCTTCCGATGGCGGCGATACGCTATGAAGTCCTCGACCTGGCTTCCCTTGCCTCAATAGCTCGGTTCGCCGACCGCCTGCGTGGGGCTGGGCAGCGGGTTGATGTGCTCGTCAACAACGCGGGTGTCATGGTGCCCCCGAAACGCGAGGAGACGGCAGATGGGTTTGAACTGCAGTTCGGCACCAACCACCTCGGACACTTTGCGCTAACCGGGCATTTGCTGCCGCTGCTGCGCGCCTCGGGCAGCGCCAGGGTCATCTCTGTATCAAGCGTCGCGGCCCGGTCGGGATCGACCGATTGGACTGACTGGAACGCAAGTGTCAGCTACAAGCCGATGTCGGCCTATGCCCGCTCGAAGATGGCGTGCCTCATGTTCGCGCTTGAACTGGAGCGACGCAGTATCGCAGGCGGGTGGGGCGTGAGGAGTATCGCGGCGCACCCCGGCGTCGCCCGCACCGAACTGCTGCATAATGGACCCGGTCTTGGCAGCGCCCATAGCCGTGTCAGGTCCCTCCTACCCTTCCTGTTCCAGCCAGCCGCGCAAGGTGCACTGCCGATCCTCTTTGCGGCTGCGTCCCCCGATGCGCAGGCGGGTGGCTATTACGGCCCCGACCGGCTGGGCGAAACGCGTGGCCATCCGACCGATGCGAAGATACCGCCGCAAGCCTTGGACCACGCAGCAGCAGAAAGGCTATGGACGGTATCGGAAAACGTGACAGGGATACGATTCTAG
- a CDS encoding MarR family winged helix-turn-helix transcriptional regulator, giving the protein MAKSNPDAEPLILQEFLPYRLSVVTEAVSSLFAARYQQRFGLSIPEWRVVAVVGQHGTLSTQQVIEHTGMDRVQVSRAVIRLADKALLNRQSHPHDQRAQVLTLSRQGRAVYNEIVPLARDMQAALAAALTESEQRQLGVILEKIGRRTRELSGRVADAAPK; this is encoded by the coding sequence ATGGCCAAGAGCAATCCCGATGCCGAGCCTCTGATCCTGCAGGAGTTCCTGCCCTACCGCTTGTCCGTGGTGACGGAGGCGGTCAGCAGCCTGTTTGCCGCGCGCTACCAGCAGCGCTTCGGGCTGAGCATCCCCGAATGGCGCGTGGTGGCCGTCGTGGGGCAGCATGGTACCCTGTCAACCCAACAGGTGATCGAGCATACCGGCATGGACCGGGTGCAGGTCAGCCGGGCCGTGATTCGCCTGGCTGATAAGGCGTTGCTGAATCGGCAGTCCCACCCGCATGACCAGCGGGCGCAGGTGCTGACGCTCAGCCGCCAGGGCCGTGCCGTGTACAACGAGATCGTCCCGCTGGCGCGGGACATGCAGGCTGCGCTCGCCGCCGCATTGACAGAATCGGAGCAACGGCAGCTCGGCGTCATCCTGGAAAAGATTGGCCGCCGCACGCGGGAATTGTCTGGTCGGGTGGCTGACGCTGCACCAAAGTGA
- the hmgA gene encoding homogentisate 1,2-dioxygenase: MNLSVRPDPAAMQAGGPGSPGYLSGFGNGFETEALPGALPVGRNSPQKCPYGLYAEQLSGSPFTAPRATNERSWLYRIRPTVAHWGAFQPVDAGLWRTAPCAELDLPLAPLRWDPLPLPEEALSFLEGIRTITTAGDAGAQSGMGAHVYLITRSMRDEYFYNADAEMLFLPQQGGLRLWTEFGIIDIAPGEIAVIPRGVKLRVELQGEHPARGYLCENYGGAFTLPERGPIGANCLANPRDFLTPVAAYEDRDAPSSMTVKWGGRLWRTHIAHSPLDVVAWHGNYAPYKYDLRRYSPVGPVLFDHADPSIFTVLTSPSETPGTANIDFVIFPDRWLVAEDTFRPPWYHMNIMSEFMGLIEGVYDAKTGGGFVPGGFSLHNCMLPHGPDMNAFEAASHVELAPHKLQGTLAFMLETRFPQRVTRFATEAPQFQKDYASYGQGLQKHFDPARP; encoded by the coding sequence ATGAACCTATCCGTAAGGCCCGACCCCGCCGCGATGCAAGCCGGCGGGCCAGGCAGCCCCGGCTACCTGTCCGGTTTCGGCAACGGCTTCGAAACGGAGGCGCTACCCGGCGCGCTGCCGGTCGGCCGCAACTCGCCGCAGAAATGCCCCTACGGCCTGTATGCCGAGCAGCTCAGCGGTTCTCCCTTCACTGCACCACGCGCCACCAACGAGCGTTCCTGGCTGTACCGCATCCGTCCCACCGTCGCGCATTGGGGCGCCTTTCAGCCGGTCGATGCCGGGCTGTGGCGCACCGCCCCCTGCGCCGAGCTGGACCTGCCGCTGGCGCCGCTCCGCTGGGACCCGCTGCCGCTGCCAGAAGAAGCACTCTCATTTCTGGAGGGCATCCGAACCATCACCACGGCGGGCGATGCCGGCGCGCAGTCCGGCATGGGCGCACACGTCTACCTCATCACCCGTTCCATGCGGGACGAGTATTTCTACAACGCCGATGCCGAGATGCTGTTCCTGCCGCAACAGGGTGGCCTGCGCTTGTGGACCGAGTTCGGCATCATCGACATCGCGCCGGGCGAGATCGCCGTCATCCCCCGTGGCGTCAAGCTGCGGGTGGAACTGCAAGGGGAGCACCCCGCGCGCGGCTACCTCTGCGAAAACTATGGCGGCGCCTTCACCCTGCCCGAACGGGGCCCGATCGGTGCCAACTGCCTGGCCAATCCGCGTGATTTCCTGACCCCCGTGGCGGCCTACGAGGACCGCGACGCACCGTCCAGCATGACCGTGAAATGGGGTGGCCGGCTGTGGCGTACGCACATCGCGCATTCGCCGCTGGATGTGGTGGCGTGGCATGGCAACTACGCGCCCTACAAATACGACCTCCGGCGCTACTCGCCGGTTGGGCCCGTGCTGTTCGACCACGCGGACCCTTCGATCTTCACGGTGCTGACCTCGCCTTCCGAAACGCCGGGCACGGCGAACATCGATTTCGTCATCTTCCCCGACCGCTGGCTGGTGGCCGAGGATACCTTCCGCCCGCCCTGGTACCACATGAACATCATGAGCGAATTCATGGGGCTGATCGAGGGCGTCTACGACGCCAAGACCGGTGGTGGCTTCGTGCCGGGGGGCTTCTCGCTGCACAATTGCATGCTGCCGCACGGGCCGGACATGAACGCCTTTGAGGCTGCCAGCCACGTGGAACTGGCGCCGCACAAGCTGCAAGGCACGCTGGCCTTCATGCTGGAAACCCGCTTCCCCCAGCGCGTCACCCGCTTCGCTACCGAGGCGCCGCAGTTCCAGAAAGACTATGCGAGCTATGGCCAGGGCCTGCAGAAGCATTTTGACCCGGCGCGGCCGTGA
- the fahA gene encoding fumarylacetoacetase: MNETTAPGGVDATHDAALRCWVARADGHADFPIQNLPFGVFSPGAQAPLRGGVAIGDSILELGAALRAGLFTGEAERAASAAAGENLNAFLAMGAAPRQALRARLSAMLSAGSPDQRMAEGCLHRAADCTLHLPARVGDYTDFYVGIHHATNVGRVFRPDNPLLPNYKYVPIGYHGRASSLRVSGTDVRRPKGQLKAADADAPRFAPCEKLDYELELGIWIGPGNPLGQPVPVAEAAQQVAGYCLLNDWSARDIQAWEYQPLGPFLAKNFGSTISAWVVTPEALAPFRIAQPARPDGDPAPLPHLLDEADQRQGAFDIQLEVLISTPLMREKGLPPHRLSRSNTRHMYWTVAQMVAHHTSGGCNLNPGDLLGSGTISAPDAAGFGSLLETTRAGKEPVTLSSGETRSFLKDGDEIVLRARAVRDGAVSIGFGECRARILPAV; encoded by the coding sequence TTGAACGAAACGACTGCGCCCGGCGGCGTGGACGCCACGCATGATGCGGCGCTGCGGTGCTGGGTGGCTAGGGCGGACGGCCATGCCGATTTTCCCATCCAGAACCTGCCTTTCGGCGTCTTCTCGCCGGGAGCACAGGCACCGCTGCGTGGTGGCGTCGCCATCGGTGACAGCATCCTCGAGCTTGGCGCGGCGCTGCGGGCCGGGCTGTTCACCGGGGAGGCCGAACGGGCGGCCAGCGCCGCCGCTGGCGAGAACCTGAACGCCTTCCTGGCCATGGGCGCCGCGCCCCGGCAGGCGTTGCGGGCGCGGCTTTCCGCCATGCTGTCCGCGGGCAGTCCGGATCAACGGATGGCCGAGGGCTGCCTGCACCGCGCGGCGGACTGCACCCTGCACTTGCCGGCACGCGTCGGCGACTACACCGACTTCTACGTTGGCATCCACCACGCAACCAACGTCGGCCGCGTCTTCCGACCGGACAACCCTTTGCTCCCGAACTACAAATATGTCCCCATCGGTTATCACGGCCGCGCTTCCTCGCTGCGCGTCAGCGGCACGGATGTCCGCCGCCCCAAAGGACAGCTCAAGGCCGCCGATGCCGATGCGCCCCGCTTCGCGCCCTGTGAGAAGTTGGATTACGAACTGGAGCTCGGCATCTGGATCGGTCCGGGCAATCCGCTCGGCCAACCTGTCCCGGTGGCCGAGGCCGCACAACAGGTCGCCGGCTATTGCCTGCTGAACGACTGGTCGGCACGCGACATCCAGGCCTGGGAGTACCAGCCACTCGGCCCCTTCCTGGCCAAGAATTTCGGCTCCACCATCTCCGCCTGGGTTGTCACGCCGGAAGCCCTGGCGCCATTCCGGATCGCGCAGCCCGCGCGGCCAGACGGTGATCCCGCCCCCCTGCCCCACCTGTTGGACGAGGCCGACCAGCGCCAGGGCGCCTTCGACATACAGTTGGAAGTGCTGATCTCCACTCCATTGATGCGTGAGAAGGGTTTGCCGCCTCACCGCCTCTCGAGGTCCAATACCCGTCACATGTACTGGACCGTGGCACAGATGGTGGCGCACCACACCAGCGGTGGCTGCAACCTCAATCCCGGTGATCTGCTTGGCTCCGGCACCATCTCGGCGCCGGATGCAGCCGGCTTCGGCAGCCTGCTGGAAACCACGCGCGCCGGCAAGGAGCCGGTCACCTTGTCCTCTGGCGAAACGCGCAGCTTCCTGAAGGACGGCGACGAGATTGTCCTGCGTGCCCGCGCGGTGCGCGATGGCGCCGTGTCCATTGGCTTCGGGGAATGTCGCGCCCGCATCCTGCCAGCCGTCTGA
- a CDS encoding Bug family tripartite tricarboxylate transporter substrate binding protein, whose amino-acid sequence MQTRMILSRRMLALAGLSATLLPTAARAAWPEAPVKWIVAYAAGGGTDTLARLVAARMAQGLGKPVVIDNRPGAATNIGAEAAARSAPDGYTVLTADNGTLVFNPALFRRLPYDPDKDFRPIGGIARFHLVLAVKKDSTLRDLRGFLTQGKEKSGSIDYASPGIGSPHHLALERLGRSIGAGFNHVPYRGAAPALNDLLAGVVEAAVTDTVAGGEALRSGLVRPLAVFSASRQPGFPDLPTVAEVAGLERFEAYAWQSLMVPRATPDTVAARLGAELSAALADPAVQARFREIGVEPLPASPEQVQAMLVADRAVWVPLIRDLGITLD is encoded by the coding sequence ATGCAGACCCGTATGATTCTGTCCCGCCGCATGCTGGCCTTGGCCGGGCTTTCCGCCACGTTGCTGCCGACCGCAGCCCGTGCTGCCTGGCCGGAGGCACCGGTGAAATGGATCGTTGCCTATGCGGCCGGTGGCGGCACCGACACGCTGGCGCGACTGGTGGCCGCGCGGATGGCGCAAGGGCTCGGCAAGCCCGTGGTGATCGATAATCGCCCGGGTGCCGCCACGAATATCGGCGCGGAAGCTGCGGCGCGCTCTGCCCCTGACGGCTACACCGTGCTGACGGCGGACAATGGTACGCTGGTGTTCAATCCCGCACTGTTCCGCCGCCTGCCCTATGACCCTGACAAGGATTTCCGCCCGATCGGCGGCATTGCCCGCTTCCACCTGGTGCTGGCGGTCAAGAAGGACTCAACCCTGCGTGACCTTCGCGGCTTTCTCACGCAGGGCAAGGAAAAGTCGGGCAGCATCGACTATGCCTCGCCGGGTATCGGCTCCCCGCACCACTTGGCGCTGGAGCGGCTGGGCCGCAGCATCGGCGCGGGCTTCAACCACGTGCCTTATCGCGGCGCCGCGCCGGCGCTGAACGACCTGCTGGCCGGCGTGGTCGAGGCGGCGGTCACCGATACCGTGGCGGGTGGTGAGGCGTTGCGCAGCGGCTTGGTGCGCCCCCTGGCCGTCTTTTCCGCCAGCCGCCAGCCCGGCTTTCCGGACCTGCCCACCGTGGCCGAGGTGGCCGGACTGGAGCGGTTCGAGGCTTACGCTTGGCAGAGCCTGATGGTGCCCCGCGCCACGCCGGATACCGTTGCCGCGCGCCTGGGTGCCGAGCTGAGTGCCGCCTTGGCCGACCCGGCCGTCCAGGCCCGATTCCGCGAAATCGGCGTGGAGCCGCTGCCGGCGTCGCCGGAGCAGGTGCAGGCCATGCTGGTGGCGGACCGGGCGGTCTGGGTTCCGCTGATCCGTGACCTTGGGATCACGCTGGACTGA
- the maiA gene encoding maleylacetoacetate isomerase: MRLHGYFRSSAAWRVRIALNLKGLPAEQVFHHLRHGGQQAPEYLALNPQGLVPALESGSGAVLTQSLAICEWLEEGWPEPPLLPREHDARAAVRAFAMVVACDIHPVQNLKVLQRLRQAGLPEAEVRNWARWTVREGLEACETLLARHSSPFCFGNAPGLADLCLVPQLGNARRFGCDLSALPRLIAAEAACAALPAFAAAAPDRQPDAE, from the coding sequence ATGCGGTTGCACGGCTATTTTCGGTCCTCCGCCGCGTGGCGGGTGCGCATCGCGCTCAATCTGAAAGGGCTGCCGGCGGAACAGGTCTTTCATCACCTGCGTCACGGCGGTCAACAGGCACCGGAATACCTGGCGCTCAATCCCCAAGGTCTGGTGCCAGCCTTGGAAAGCGGCTCGGGCGCCGTGCTGACCCAGTCGCTCGCGATCTGCGAGTGGCTTGAAGAAGGCTGGCCCGAGCCACCGCTGCTGCCGCGTGAGCATGACGCTCGCGCGGCGGTGCGGGCCTTTGCCATGGTGGTCGCTTGCGACATCCATCCTGTGCAGAACCTGAAGGTGCTGCAGCGATTGCGGCAGGCGGGCCTGCCGGAGGCGGAGGTCAGGAACTGGGCGCGCTGGACGGTCCGGGAGGGACTGGAAGCCTGCGAGACGCTGCTGGCCCGCCATTCCAGCCCGTTCTGCTTCGGCAATGCCCCCGGGCTTGCGGATCTTTGCCTGGTGCCGCAACTCGGCAATGCCCGGCGCTTCGGTTGTGACCTGTCCGCCCTGCCGCGGCTGATCGCGGCGGAAGCCGCCTGTGCTGCCTTGCCAGCCTTTGCGGCTGCGGCGCCGGACCGGCAACCGGATGCGGAATAG
- a CDS encoding FAD-binding domain-containing protein: MQHSFVLTRAFALQRLTHVLPRTGRAYADGRDIDRGAEAEPSTTALSPWLRRRLLLEEEVIDAALAMHGPAAAGKFVEEVFWRSYFKGHLETHPSIWTDYLALTAQGQARLATQSGLRRVYEDAIAGRTGIDGFDHWARQLVETGWLHNHARMWFASIWIFTLRLPWALGAAFFLRHLLDGDPASNTLSWRWAGGLHTRGKPYVARVENIHRYTEGRFSPQHLDENPVPLEEEALHPALPLQPADQAPRGEVALLLHLDDLHPESLMLGDARVVRVGGLLVHAPQAAEAVRRADEVAMTDALARAAAWFGCPAGLATPGWEAGLPIITAWAPVGPSAAVLPAGCTRIRREWDSQVWPYATRGYFQVRKMIPACMKVPRHQS, from the coding sequence ATGCAACACAGCTTCGTTCTGACCCGCGCCTTTGCGCTTCAACGTCTGACACACGTCCTCCCGCGGACAGGGCGTGCCTATGCCGATGGGCGTGACATCGACCGTGGTGCTGAGGCTGAGCCCTCCACCACAGCCCTGTCGCCTTGGCTTCGCCGGCGTCTGCTGCTGGAGGAAGAGGTGATCGACGCGGCACTCGCCATGCATGGCCCTGCCGCCGCCGGCAAGTTCGTCGAGGAGGTGTTCTGGCGCAGCTACTTCAAAGGACATCTGGAAACCCATCCATCGATCTGGACGGACTACCTGGCGTTGACAGCACAGGGCCAGGCCCGGCTAGCAACGCAGTCGGGCCTGCGGCGGGTCTACGAGGATGCCATCGCGGGACGCACCGGCATCGATGGCTTCGACCATTGGGCGAGGCAGCTCGTGGAAACCGGCTGGCTTCACAACCATGCCCGGATGTGGTTTGCCTCCATCTGGATCTTCACACTCCGTCTGCCCTGGGCACTTGGTGCCGCGTTCTTTCTGCGCCATCTGCTTGACGGCGATCCGGCGAGCAACACCCTGTCCTGGCGCTGGGCGGGCGGACTGCACACACGCGGCAAGCCCTACGTTGCCCGTGTCGAGAACATCCATCGCTATACAGAGGGTCGATTCTCGCCGCAGCATCTTGATGAGAACCCAGTTCCGCTCGAAGAAGAGGCCCTACACCCCGCACTGCCACTCCAGCCCGCCGACCAAGCGCCACGTGGCGAGGTAGCCCTGTTGCTGCATCTGGATGATCTGCATCCTGAAAGCCTGATGCTCGGCGATGCACGCGTGGTGCGCGTGGGTGGACTTCTGGTGCATGCGCCGCAGGCCGCAGAAGCCGTTCGGCGCGCAGACGAAGTCGCCATGACCGATGCCCTGGCGCGGGCAGCGGCCTGGTTTGGCTGCCCCGCCGGCTTAGCGACACCAGGCTGGGAAGCCGGCTTGCCGATCATCACCGCCTGGGCGCCGGTTGGGCCATCGGCTGCGGTGCTGCCGGCGGGCTGCACGCGCATTCGGCGTGAGTGGGACAGCCAGGTATGGCCGTATGCCACACGGGGATACTTCCAGGTTCGCAAGATGATCCCTGCCTGCATGAAGGTCCCTCGTCATCAGAGTTAG
- a CDS encoding DUF6282 family protein produces the protein MTDATDTARVQSLMQGAIDLHCHSGPSVMARALNHEQALEQAADAGMRAVLFKDHYYPTGPFVDVLKEAGKATRAEPVGSIVLNNAVGGINPFAVEPALKCGAKVVWMPTVSAANHIREGHRKSLLPTKGKMLKQVALSAVDARGELLDNVKHVLDIIAEHDAVLSCGHLHISEVWPLFDEAKKRGVTRLLVNHPSYTVGATLSDVKELVSMGAWIEHSICMFIPNRMKVYDDAFLKALIEAAGVERTFFGSDLGQTNAPLPVEGFRQIIGLLLSLGYGDDDVRKMVNTNAAQLAGIGANQG, from the coding sequence ATGACCGACGCGACCGACACCGCCCGTGTGCAATCGCTGATGCAGGGCGCCATCGACCTGCATTGCCACAGCGGCCCTTCCGTCATGGCGCGCGCGCTGAACCACGAGCAGGCGCTGGAGCAGGCGGCGGATGCCGGCATGCGCGCCGTGCTGTTCAAGGACCACTATTATCCCACCGGCCCCTTCGTCGATGTGCTGAAGGAGGCGGGCAAGGCCACGCGCGCCGAGCCGGTCGGCAGCATCGTGCTGAACAACGCGGTGGGCGGCATCAACCCCTTCGCGGTGGAGCCGGCGCTGAAATGCGGCGCCAAGGTGGTGTGGATGCCCACCGTCTCCGCCGCCAACCACATCCGCGAGGGGCACCGCAAGTCGCTGCTGCCCACCAAGGGCAAGATGCTGAAGCAGGTGGCGCTCTCGGCCGTCGATGCGCGCGGCGAGTTGCTGGACAACGTCAAGCACGTTCTCGACATCATCGCCGAGCACGACGCCGTGCTGTCCTGCGGCCACCTGCATATCAGCGAGGTCTGGCCACTGTTTGACGAGGCCAAGAAGCGCGGCGTCACCCGGCTGCTGGTCAACCACCCCAGCTACACCGTCGGTGCCACGCTGTCCGACGTGAAGGAACTGGTGAGCATGGGCGCCTGGATCGAGCATTCGATCTGCATGTTCATTCCGAACCGAATGAAGGTGTATGACGATGCCTTCCTGAAGGCGCTGATCGAAGCGGCAGGGGTGGAGCGTACCTTCTTCGGTTCCGACCTCGGCCAAACCAATGCGCCGCTGCCGGTGGAGGGCTTCCGACAGATCATCGGTCTCCTGCTGTCGCTAGGCTACGGCGATGACGACGTCCGCAAGATGGTCAACACCAACGCTGCGCAGCTTGCCGGAATCGGCGCCAACCAGGGCTGA
- a CDS encoding HpcH/HpaI aldolase family protein encodes MPPPPPDGSFRARLSRRDILAGTFIKTPTLHGTEILGALGFDFVVIDEEHSPFDRQATDAALFAARATGAAGLVRVPSPAPHHLLSVLDCGATGVLVPHVASAALAAQVAAACRYRGGRRGYSGSVRAAGYGGGKMWDYVDRADAATTVVAQIEDPEALDEIDAIAATDGIDALFIGRGDLTAAMGAATNDAPPIRDAVDRISAAARRAGKPVMVFVGGMTEANWLHGIGASAFVYSSDQGLMKQAAAKALADLRGLSPQA; translated from the coding sequence ATGCCCCCTCCGCCGCCCGACGGCAGCTTCCGCGCCCGCCTTTCCCGCCGTGACATCCTGGCCGGCACCTTCATCAAGACGCCGACATTGCACGGCACCGAGATCCTCGGCGCCCTGGGCTTCGACTTCGTGGTGATCGACGAGGAGCATTCGCCCTTCGACCGCCAGGCGACGGATGCGGCGTTGTTCGCCGCGCGGGCCACCGGCGCCGCCGGGCTGGTGCGCGTGCCGAGCCCGGCGCCGCACCATCTGCTGAGCGTGCTGGACTGCGGCGCCACGGGGGTGCTGGTGCCGCATGTCGCCAGCGCCGCGCTGGCGGCCCAGGTGGCCGCCGCCTGCCGCTATCGCGGCGGCCGGCGTGGCTATTCCGGCTCGGTCCGTGCCGCCGGCTATGGCGGCGGCAAGATGTGGGACTACGTCGACCGCGCCGATGCCGCGACCACGGTGGTGGCGCAGATCGAGGACCCCGAGGCGCTGGACGAGATCGACGCCATCGCGGCCACCGACGGCATCGACGCGCTGTTCATCGGCCGTGGCGACCTCACCGCCGCGATGGGTGCGGCAACCAACGACGCGCCGCCGATCCGCGACGCGGTGGACCGGATCAGTGCCGCCGCGCGGCGCGCCGGCAAGCCGGTCATGGTCTTCGTCGGCGGCATGACGGAAGCCAACTGGCTGCACGGCATCGGTGCCAGCGCCTTTGTCTATTCCTCCGACCAGGGGCTGATGAAGCAGGCCGCCGCCAAGGCGCTGGCGGATCTGCGCGGCCTCTCTCCGCAAGCTTGA